The following proteins are co-located in the Neisseria sp. Marseille-Q6792 genome:
- a CDS encoding IS5 family transposase, whose product MGTFFQQTAQAMIAKHIDRFPLLKLDQVIDWQPIEQYLNRQKTRYLRDHRGRPAYPLLSMFKAVLLGQWHSLSDPELEHSLITRIDFNLFCRFDELSIPDYSTLCRYRNWLAQDDTLSELLELINRQLTEKGLKIEKASAAVVDATIIQTDGSKQRQAIEVDEEGQVSGQTTPSKDKDARWIKKNGLYKLGYKQHTRTDAEGYIEKLHITPANAHECKHLSPLLEGLPEGTTVYADKGYDSEENRQHLEEHQLLDGIMRKAHRNRPLTETQTKRNRYLSKTRYVVEQSFGTLHRKFRYARAAYFGLIKVSAQSHLKAMCLNLLKAANRLSVPVAA is encoded by the coding sequence ATGGGCACCTTCTTTCAACAAACCGCCCAAGCCATGATTGCCAAACACATCGACCGCTTCCCACTATTGAAGTTGGACCAGGTGATTGATTGGCAACCGATCGAACAATACCTGAATCGTCAAAAAACCCGTTACCTTCGAGACCACCGCGGCCGTCCCGCCTATCCCCTGTTGTCCATGTTCAAAGCCGTCCTGCTCGGACAATGGCACAGCCTCTCCGATCCCGAACTCGAACACAGCCTCATTACCCGCATCGACTTCAACCTGTTTTGCCGTTTTGACGAACTGAGCATCCCCGATTACAGCACCTTATGCCGCTACCGCAATTGGCTGGCGCAAGACGATACCCTGTCTGAATTGCTGGAACTGATTAACCGCCAACTGACCGAAAAAGGTTTAAAAATAGAGAAAGCATCCGCTGCTGTCGTTGATGCCACCATTATTCAAACCGACGGCAGCAAACAACGCCAGGCCATAGAAGTTGATGAGGAAGGACAAGTCAGCGGCCAAACCACACCGAGTAAGGACAAAGATGCCCGTTGGATAAAGAAAAACGGCCTCTACAAACTCGGTTACAAACAACATACCCGTACCGATGCGGAAGGCTATATCGAGAAACTGCACATTACCCCCGCCAATGCCCATGAGTGCAAACACCTGTCGCCTTTGTTGGAAGGACTGCCCGAAGGTACGACCGTCTATGCCGACAAAGGCTATGACAGCGAGGAAAACCGGCAACATCTGGAAGAGCATCAGTTGTTAGACGGTATTATGCGCAAAGCCCACCGCAACCGTCCGCTGACGGAAACGCAAACCAAACGCAACCGGTATTTATCGAAGACCCGTTATGTGGTCGAACAAAGCTTCGGTACGCTGCACCGTAAATTCCGCTATGCGCGGGCAGCCTATTTTGGGCTGATTAAAGTGAGTGCGCAAAGCCATCTGAAGGCGATGTGTTTGAACCTGTTGAAAGCCGCCAACAGGCTAAGTGTGCCTGTTGCTGCCTAA
- the panD gene encoding aspartate 1-decarboxylase yields MFRTMLGGKIHRATVTEADLNYVGSITVDQNLLDAAGICPNEKVAIVNNNNGERFETYTIAGKRGSGVVCLNGAAARLVQKGDIVIIMSYIQLSEPEIAAHEPKVVLVDGNNKIRDIISYEPPHTVL; encoded by the coding sequence ATGTTCCGTACTATGCTTGGCGGAAAAATCCACCGCGCCACCGTTACCGAAGCTGATTTGAACTATGTCGGCAGTATTACCGTCGATCAGAACCTGTTAGACGCGGCAGGCATCTGCCCCAACGAAAAAGTCGCCATCGTCAACAACAACAACGGCGAACGTTTTGAAACCTATACCATTGCAGGCAAACGCGGCAGCGGCGTGGTCTGTCTGAACGGTGCTGCGGCCAGGCTGGTACAGAAAGGCGATATCGTCATCATCATGTCTTATATCCAACTTTCCGAACCGGAAATCGCCGCACACGAACCCAAAGTCGTCTTGGTAGACGGAAACAACAAAATCCGCGACATCATCTCCTATGAGCCGCCGCACACCGTGCTGTAA
- the kdsA gene encoding 3-deoxy-8-phosphooctulonate synthase, which translates to MDIKINGITVGNDAPFVLFGGINVLEDLDSTLQTCAHYVEVTRKLGIPYIFKASFDKANRSSIHSYRGVGLEEGLKIFEKVKAEFGIPVITDVHEPYQCQPVAEVCDVIQLPAFLARQTDLVAAMAKTGNVVNIKKPQFLSPSQMKNIVEKFREAGNGKLILCERGSSFGYDNLIVDMLGFGVMKQTCDNLPVIFDVTHSLQTRESGSAASGGRRSQALDLALSGMAVRIAGLFLESHPDPKLAKCDGPSALPLHLLEDFLIRIKALDDLIKSQPVLTIE; encoded by the coding sequence ATGGATATTAAAATCAACGGCATTACCGTCGGTAACGACGCTCCTTTCGTACTGTTCGGCGGCATCAACGTTTTAGAAGATTTGGACTCCACCCTCCAAACCTGCGCACATTACGTCGAAGTAACCCGCAAACTGGGCATCCCCTATATCTTTAAAGCATCTTTCGACAAGGCAAACCGTTCCTCCATCCATTCTTATCGCGGCGTAGGCTTGGAAGAAGGCTTAAAGATTTTCGAAAAAGTCAAAGCGGAATTCGGCATCCCCGTCATTACCGACGTACACGAACCCTATCAGTGCCAACCCGTTGCCGAAGTGTGCGATGTCATCCAGCTTCCCGCATTCCTTGCACGGCAGACCGATTTAGTGGCTGCCATGGCAAAAACCGGCAACGTCGTCAACATCAAAAAACCCCAGTTCCTCAGCCCCTCTCAAATGAAAAACATTGTGGAAAAATTCCGCGAAGCCGGTAACGGGAAACTGATTTTATGCGAACGCGGCAGCAGCTTCGGCTACGACAACCTCATTGTCGATATGCTCGGTTTCGGCGTGATGAAACAAACCTGCGACAATCTGCCGGTCATCTTTGACGTTACCCACTCCCTGCAAACAAGGGAATCGGGCTCTGCAGCTTCCGGAGGAAGACGGTCGCAAGCACTGGATTTGGCACTTTCCGGCATGGCTGTCCGGATTGCAGGCCTGTTTCTTGAATCCCATCCCGATCCGAAACTGGCAAAATGCGACGGCCCCAGCGCACTGCCGCTGCACCTTCTGGAAGACTTTTTAATCCGCATCAAGGCATTGGACGATTTAATCAAATCGCAGCCGGTTTTAACCATTGAGTAA